The Gossypium hirsutum isolate 1008001.06 chromosome D03, Gossypium_hirsutum_v2.1, whole genome shotgun sequence genomic interval ACAGGATTGCTTAAATTCTAACATTTGTTGTTCCGCAAGGTTGCCTAGATGAGGAATAATTTGGTCTTGTCTTTTTGGACTAATTGCTTGTCACATCTGGAAGAATAGGAATTTGTTTATCTTCCAAGGTATTACTTGGAACAGTCTTAAAATTGTTAAACTTTCCTATAGTTGGGCACAGCAGTATGAGTTAAGCCATAATGGATACAAGCAAATGAACATACTTTTGATACTCGAGCACCCTTAATAGGTAAATGGGTACATTTATTCACTGATGGTGTAGTGGATAAAGGTTCTGTAAATGCTTTTGATGGTGGAGTGTTATGTGACTGGAATGAGAATTGGATCTTGGGGTATAATCACTATATGAGAAAATGCACAGTTTTTGAGACTAAACTATGGGGTATTTTAGATGGTATACTTATTTTGCTTAGCAAAGGTTTTAAAAGAGTTACGATTTAGACTGAAAATCTAGAGGTGGTCAGAGCCTTACAAGGTAGTGTGGCGATGGATTCAGGAATACGGTGCTCAAGAGGGTCCAAAGGATTACGAGAATTGAAGGACAGTGGTGGATTAGATATGTTCCGAGAGAGGTTAATCTAGTTGCTCACTGATTGGCTAAGCTGAGCTTAGGATGAAAGACAAGCTTACAGATTTATGATGACGCCCCTAATGAAGTCTTAAAAATTCTCCAACAAGATAAAGCTTGTAGTGCTTTCGAACAATTTAATTTGATGTAACTCGATTCTTGTTTatcaccaaaataaaataatcctccaaaaataataatacgaGCAAGTTTAAACTAGTTCGAGTTAACCATTTACAAAtatagaaatttttaaataaaatatgagattggTATTATGGGTTGGGCCTAGTTTGAACGATTAAACGATTATGTATACTATCAATGGCATGCATAAGTTCAATTTGAACTTGACATTTCATGTACGCTTATTAAGAGTACTTTAAAATGCTTCTTATATGATAAGATTACTTACAATTCCCATATAAGTTGAAGACTACTTAGATTTCAATAAAAacaatgaatttgaaaattgtaggtttttattttattataattttgaggtgaaatttatatgattatttaaaattataaaatatggttttttttaacaaatggaaCTAAAGGTtttcagtaaaaaaaataaacaaattaatctCTCAGCCGAAAAAATGTGCATCCAGgcaaaataaaaatctattaagCCCTTCCATTAACAAAACTATTATTCACCAGTTTGACCATTAATGATCGCTAACATGATTAATAAAAGCAATGAAGAGTTAACACATGCCATGagatataaatacatatttaagaagaaaaagataattaaaagaaTATAGTAATCCGCGTCtaaaatgaatttggacaaatcAACGTTCAAGTTGATTTAAATATGggcatatatatgtttaaatttgttttGAACATGATTTGtcatattatgaaaaaaatagtaaaaataataattattgtaaaaaatcataaaatcctTAAAAGAATCAAAAGTAAAAATGTGTTTCGATGGTGGGATGAAATATCAACACTAATTTGGAACTATGTATATTTGtgccaaattttattttagtcctcAATAACGTGTGATTATTTTGacctttttaataatatttataatttcacaatttctttagaattttaaaatattataacctTTTCATGATTCTAATGAAGTTCCATACTTCTTTAGAATTTGTTATAATACTAATAATTATACTTTTGTATAATACTTCTATAATGTGTTcattcttttataatttaattgaattacttATAACCACAGGTATGAATGTCATACGTTTatctagtgtaacacccctaacccttatccgtcgccggattagggttacgaggcattactgaacaaaacaCACCTCAATACAAACGTTCAATAGAATTCAAGAATTTAACATTGATATGCAATTCGTTTGAATACATGTTTAAATCAACTAtttctaaatcaaaatataagcattgtatatatataaatggaaatatattaagcttagccaaattttaagtaagtataattataaattctacTTTAACCTTTTTAAAGCAAAACATAACATTTTGATCCCGTTAAACCATAAGAAAATAAGCtattttcgtatggctattaatttcatatacaatataTCAAAGTACAACTTTCCAAAACAATTatctagcctgtacatgccaaagttaaaatttaaacagtttaataccgagacagtagatagagtgatgaacttgctgacgatccccaagcttgaAGCTTGATCTTAAGTCTAAAAATCAGAAAGACAtgaacaaacaaagtaagcttttatagcttagtaagtctatagcataacagaaattataaaaataattatgtaatttcCTGATACACTTAATGAATTCGCAAATACTATATATGTTAACTATTACATATAGTCAAAAGCATACTTAATTATCAACTCTTAAAATCGAatgtaaattcaccataaacaTGAATAGCCGAATGCTTGTATACATATATGCTTAACAAATATTAGCTCCAAATGTGTATACACTTATTATaactaaatgtatatatgtatttatcacCTGCATATATCTAAATGCATATATGTGCTTATCGCTTGCACTTcatcgaatgcatatatatatattattcaaatacATATGCCAAAAGCATATACTTATTCTTATCAACCACATGTGCCGAATGCacaaatatatttttactataatccACATATGTCGAgtgcatacacatatatatatccaacaatttcatgataaccaacatatatatatatactcactaAACACAAAGATTCGAAcgtttatatgctcatcaaatacttagaaacaaatgttcatatatttatccatttcatataaccaaaatcatatatatacccAATGCAAATAATCACTTAATATAAACAGATTCACTGGCACTTAGCTtgttaggcttaaagcctgattcagatcaccagcacttagcctgctaggcttatagcctaatccagttcaccggcacttagcgtgctaggcttatagcctaaTCCAGTTCAccagcacttagcctgctaggtttatagcCTGATTcaattcaccggcacttagcctgctaggcttataacctgatttagatcaccggcacttagcctgctaggttttaaaacctgaaaATCTCAATTTCTCATATACAGAATAATTCCTCAAATATTTATTAACAGCAAACACATATTCACCGTAGTCCATGCTCAAACGAAAATGAGTTTGCAAATCATATTTTCAATCCAAATCAAGTACTAATAacttataatcatataaatatatattcgaccctcatttataaaaacataaactttTATGTCTTAAATTCAATCTAAAAACTTGTACACAAATgtacatatagatatatattcAAACTCTCGTAtacatatttaacatttataccttttaaataaaaattaaaagcctATACaagtatgtttatttatattcgaacctatatgaatttatatatatacacatttttgCCTTTACCTAAGTTCACAacttattcatgtatatataaatatacttaactaaatttaatacaaataatttacatgtacttatgtatacacacctattcgagcataatatatatatttgtatctaagctcaatatgaaaacatatttacGTACATCCATACATATTCAAAACTATATATACATGCTTAacattcatattttataatataatcaatacctaattatatatataaatgttccaTCTCACATATAATcaccttatttaaaaaaattacctatACAATTACAATATACATATCACTAATCAaacccaaagttttttttttacatatatatatgtagatTCGAAAATCCATGTATACATGAGTATAATACGTACCTTTTATCAAagcaagaatttatacatgtgtTTATTTTCTCGTATTCGAatcttatgtgtatatatataaccttCAAACAATCAATTAAATTCAGAACATATtcatatagatacatatataaatattaatacattatatatttatatatatatgcttttataGCATTCctactttaacttaattcaaaaatttatataagcatatatatatattcgaacactttatacatatatataccatttataattctaatttattcaataaaattatttcaaattaaagcTCAACAACAACTACAATcgatatacataaatatatactaatttaatatcattaaatagctaatagacttacctcggatatagaCGGAGACATtcgactattcgactacttttgtttttccccgatccaaattcgacttctttaattcttgatctaaataaattcaaattaaacttatttaaacattattccatcaaatttagcctaaattcacataaatgggaaaattacaattttgcccctaacattttacatttttcacaatttagttctttttttgcacaaaacacaaaatattccaaattaattttattatagtatGGTCGAATACTCCTAATCTCATATTGGTCCttgcatgtcatttatttcacattctagtccctcaatttaatattttcttaatttagtccttcatacacatttttatcaaaaattactaattataacatgaaaatctaacaacaaatatttattttccacctattaacatcataaaactcaagcattcatcaatggcacatttcaaaattatccacaattcacaaaattaagacatgaattttaaaatatactaagcaacgatctcagaaacgtaaaaattatcaaaagccaagcaaaatacataccaaattttagcttCCTAACTGCCGAATGTTTAAAACACCAAAGGTGTTCTTTGTTCTTCAATTTTCGGCAAAACAAAGCCAAATGCATGGCCactttcatgttttgttttatttaatacatataaatacctaatttactattttaacctttatttattcatttaaaatccactaacatTTGTCTATAATAGTCCACTCATAATTTATTTGGTATAATATCAACATAAAGACCCTACATTAGAAAAAACCATAGCAATAAAGTACTTTAACAATTAACTAGCCACTTTTAcgttttacgcaattaagtcctttcatcaaattaaacacacaaatagtCAAATTaatttacgaaaatttcacacaatcaaattcaaaaatcacagacacagaaaataatactaaaatattttttaaactcgAATTTatagtcctgaaaccactgttctgattagggtcaaaaatcaggctgttacatctAGTTTCGTTAATAACCCAATTTTATTTCCACTATGGACTCGATcagtttcattttatttcttccagctcatttaattctttatttaaagAAAACCCTAACTTGTTTTTAATACCAACCATCCACGTTAGGAAGACATTAGGCCTCCCATACGATAATCAAACTTTTAAATGCTAAGACATTATTTTGCGTTTTATAATCTAAAATTTTTCATTTGGATTTTCATACCACTATTTGTTGTTCACATCTAAGCACAAAACATCGTGTAAGTTAAAATACTAAAATGCACCaacattatgtatttatttttaacctATCCAAAATGACCATAAGCAATATAGCTTTGTGACTGCTGCcactccaaaaataaaaaaaaggcggCCCACATTCGAAATGTACACATTTTATATTGTCACTTAGTTGGGTTAATGGCTATTTGAGTAATCACCACCGGAAATTCGGAGCCAATTCACTAAAAGGCCGATTAATTACCATTACAAATAAAACATTTTCTTAAGCCAAATCAAGAACTGACACGATTAAGCAAGTTTTACTCGCAACAAATAAACAACCAAAGCCACTACTGTGTGGCAAAGCAACTTTCGATTAAgcaaaaacacatttaaacaagaCTATACCAGACATGAGTTATTGTCCATTAACATATCAGACGCCCCACTTCATCATCACATCACATTGAACCTACCACTACCATCATGGCTTAAAAGATGAttagaaaaaacaaaaaaccaaTACATTTGCCTAAAAATAAACAATAGTTTCTTCTAAGCGACTGATCCACACTTCTGGAAATTAAGCACGCTCTCCCCTGATCCTACGAGCCAACTGGATGTCCTTGGGCATAATTGTGACACGCTTGGCATGGATCGCGCAAAGGTTGGTGTCTTCAAAAAGACCCACAAGGTATGCCTCTGCAGCTTCCTGGAGAGCTAGAACAGCATGGCTCTGGAAACGCAAATCAGTCTGCATACAGAGACCGTAACAGGGATTGTCAATCAAAAGTTGATAGCATCAACGGTCAAGGAATAGACACAAGAATAGAGATATTTTGTACCTTGAAGTCCTGGGCAATTTCACGAACAAGCCTCTGGAAAGGCAATTTCCTGATAAGAAGCTCAGTACTCTTCTGGTATTTACGAATTTCACTGTACAAATAAATTATAATGTGTCAAAAGCCTATAAAACGAAACACCCACACTCACAAGAACAAAAAATCATGTAATGAAAATATGAAAGAATACCGAAGAGCAACAGTTCCAGGACGGTATCGATGAGGCTTCTTCACACCACCGGTGGTTGGGGCAGATTTACGGGCAGCCTGTTATACAACAGAGACATATTCGAAGTTAATCACAAAACAAGAAAGCTCAAATTTGGTAAACCGGATATTGTCTTGAATGCAATACAATGAATCACCTTGGTAGCAAGTTGCTTCCTTGGAGCCTTCCCACCAGTAGACTTACGGGCGGTTTGCTTGGTACGGGCCATCTCTGCAAAGATACGAATAATTTCAGaagacaaacaaaaaaaaaattctcatgatCCAAACATAACACACAAAATCCAGATCTTAGATAATTACTGAATAATTCCCAAAAGCCCTAATTTTCAAACTAGAAAACTTCTAAGCCGAAAAAGAAAATCAGAATGGGAATTAAAACAGAAGTCGAAGGTCCTAAATGAACTCAGAGCCTATAAAAGGTACCCtaattataaacaaattcaaCCTAATTCTACCTTACCTCCCCTATTTCCCTAATTCAACTTACACTAcatgaaatacaaaaacaaaataaaagaatcaGAATTTACAAACCCTAATTTATTataaaa includes:
- the LOC107950429 gene encoding histone H3.3, giving the protein MARTKQTARKSTGGKAPRKQLATKAARKSAPTTGGVKKPHRYRPGTVALREIRKYQKSTELLIRKLPFQRLVREIAQDFKTDLRFQSHAVLALQEAAEAYLVGLFEDTNLCAIHAKRVTIMPKDIQLARRIRGERA